A window of Mangifera indica cultivar Alphonso chromosome 13, CATAS_Mindica_2.1, whole genome shotgun sequence contains these coding sequences:
- the LOC123194655 gene encoding uncharacterized protein LOC123194655 isoform X1, translating into MSKSEDSVSPGWRASFFMPSTEDFARAVAAAATAANSPRPSVVFSSKDESGDSQFQKMQRRVTRVLKGFSHPPEEQKTGTYNPEVLTSQKRQWASFQLQYLVHRSLKEPSRLFESMVVVGLHPNCDIQALHRQYIARKSEGSGKLRSALNYQNYSRVEPNLEPQVLFAYPREKQLPLKYKDLLSFCFPGGVEVHAVERTPSMSELNEILLGQEHLKQSDFSFVFRLQADGSTLYGCCMLVEEIVQKPSGLLSIISDKQPSCPTLSRHLLTTRRCYCILSRLPFFELHFGVLNSIFVEERLERLMKGMDNLDFECLSKEQNLDDIPFDQTSVEDTVNGTAEISELNMGVSTSGRVNGDCHLENQMLEADVDLLEKGVNDDTATPIDLEPKMIRTEGESCGADSFPMNKQAIERPLPNAVLPLLRYYQYESSESSPSFQGSPCEDRNFRSDVDDTETDEASFSGQEDSGDNIDILEWAKANNYGSLQILCEYYHLRCPARGTKLCFHPLEHLHPLEYHRPDETILHTAGTTIDLRSCSSSLEFVEAHTALWAEEEATALSTWTVACLCGSLRLENVLTLFAGALLEKQIVVVCSNLGILCASVLSIIPLIRPYQWQSLLMPVLPNDMLDFLDAPVPYVVGVKNKTSEVQSKLTSAILVDVNKNQVKAPSIPQLPQHKELIASLSPYHARLVGESYLGKKRPIYECTDVQVEAAKGFLAVLRSYLDSLCSNLRSHTITNVQSNNDKVSLLLKESFIDSYPSRERPFMKLFVDTQLFSVHTDLVLSFIQKQ; encoded by the exons ATGTCTAAGAGTGAAGATTCTGTTAGCCCTGGATGGAGGGCTTCATTTTTCATGCCAAGCACTGAAGATTTTGCAAGAGCTGTAGCTGCTGCTGCCACTGCTGCTAATTCTCCTCGACCATCTGTAGTTTTCTCATCAAAAGATGAGAGTGGTGATAGTCAATTTCAGAAAATGCAGCGCCGAGTTACAAGAGTATTGAAAGGGTTCTCGCATCCTCCTGAAGAGCAAAAAACTGGAACTTACAATCCAGAAGTTCTAACCAGCCAAAAGCGTCAATGGGCAAGCTTTCAGTTGCAATACTTG GTTCATAGGTCCTTGAAAGAGCCATCAAGGCTTTTTGAGAGCATGGTAGTTGTTGGACTTCATCCTAATTGTGACATTCAGGCTCTTCATAGGCAATATATTGCTAGAAAGTCTGAAGGTTCTGGTAAACTGCGAAGCGCTCTCAATTACCAGAATTATTCTCGTGTGGAACCCAATCTTGAACCTCAG GTCTTATTTGCATACCCTCGAGAAAAGCAGCTGCCACTTAAATACAAGGATCTCCTTTCATTTTGCTTTCCTGGAGGTGTGGAG GTTCATGCTGTTGAGAGAACGCCCTCCATGAGTGAGTTAAATGAAATCCTTCTTGGGCAG GAACACTTAAAACAAAGTGATTTCTCATTTGTATTCCGGCTACAG GCTGATGGTTCAACCTTGTATGGGTGCTGTATGTTAGTTGAGGAAATAGTGCAAAAACCATCTGGATTGCTTTCCATAATTTCTGATAAGCAACCTTCTTGCCCAACTTTGAGCCGTCATTTGCTGACTACAAGAAGATGTTATTGCATTCTTTCAAGGCTTCCATTCTTCGAGCTACATTTTGGTGTTTTAAATAG CATCTTTGTAGAAGAAAGATTGGAACGGTTAATGAAAGGCATGGACAATTTAGATTTTGAATGCTTAAGCAAGGAACAAAATTTAGATGATATACCATTTGATCAAACATCTGTAGAAGACACGGTGAATGGAACAGCTGAGATATCTGAGTTAAATATGGGTGTTTCAACATCTGGAAGAGTTAATGGTGATTGCCACCTGGAGAATCAGATGCTTGAGGCTGATGTTGACTTGTTGGAAAAAGGTGTCAATGATGATACTGCTACTCCGATAGATCTTGAACCTAAGATGATTAGAACTGAAGGAGAATCATGTGGTGCAGACAGTTTCCCTATGAACAAGCAAGCAATAGAAAGACCTTTACCAAATGCTGTCCTGCCACTCCTGCGCTATTATCAGTATGAAAGCTCTGAATCTTCACCCAG TTTCCAAGGTTCTCCCTGTGAAGACAGGAACTTTAGGAGTGACGTTGATGATACAGAGACAGACGAAGCATCTTTCTCTGGGCAGGAAGATTCTGGTGATAATATTGATATTCTTGAATGGGCTAAG GCAAATAACTATGGATCATTGCAAATTCTGTGCGAGTATTACCACTTGCGTTGCCCTGCAAGGGGTACAAAACTTTGTTTTCATCCATTGGAACATCTTCATCCCTTGGAATATCATAGACCAGATGAAACAATTTTACACACTGCTGGGACCACTATTGATTTGAGATCATGCAGTTCCAGTCTGGAATTTGTGGAG GCACATACTGCACTCTGGGCAGAGGAGGAAGCTACTGCACTATCAACATGGACTGTTGCTTGTTTATGTGGTTCCTTGCGGCTTGAAAAT GTGTTAACATTGTTTGCTGGAGCTTTGCTGGAGAAACAAATCGTTGTTGTTTGTTCTAATTTG GGAATCTTATGTGCATCAGTTTTGTCTATTATTCCTCTAATACGTCCCTACCAATGGCAAAGCCTGCTAATGCCA GTTTTGCCAAATGACATGCTGGACTTCCTTGATGCACCCGTTCCATATGTT GTTGGTGTAAAGAACAAAACCAGTGAAGTGCAGTCAAAGTTGACAAGTGCCATTCTGGTTGATGTTAACAAGAACCAG GTAAAGGCACCATCAATACCTCAACTCCCACAACACAAGGAGTTAATTGCATCCTTAAGTCCTTATCATGCAAGGCTTGTGGGAGAAAGTTATTTGGGGAAGAAAAGACCAATTTACGAATGCACAGATGTGCAG GTTGAAGCTGCAAAGGGTTTTCTAGCTGTGTTAAGATCTTACTTGGATTCCCTTTGCTCTAATCTTCGCTCGCATACTATCACAAATGTACAATCAAATAATGATAAG GTATCATTGCTTTTAAAGGAGAGTTTTATTGACTCATACCCTAGTCGTGAAAGACCATTTATGAAG
- the LOC123194655 gene encoding uncharacterized protein LOC123194655 isoform X2: MGKLSVAILVLQVHRSLKEPSRLFESMVVVGLHPNCDIQALHRQYIARKSEGSGKLRSALNYQNYSRVEPNLEPQVLFAYPREKQLPLKYKDLLSFCFPGGVEVHAVERTPSMSELNEILLGQEHLKQSDFSFVFRLQADGSTLYGCCMLVEEIVQKPSGLLSIISDKQPSCPTLSRHLLTTRRCYCILSRLPFFELHFGVLNSIFVEERLERLMKGMDNLDFECLSKEQNLDDIPFDQTSVEDTVNGTAEISELNMGVSTSGRVNGDCHLENQMLEADVDLLEKGVNDDTATPIDLEPKMIRTEGESCGADSFPMNKQAIERPLPNAVLPLLRYYQYESSESSPSFQGSPCEDRNFRSDVDDTETDEASFSGQEDSGDNIDILEWAKANNYGSLQILCEYYHLRCPARGTKLCFHPLEHLHPLEYHRPDETILHTAGTTIDLRSCSSSLEFVEAHTALWAEEEATALSTWTVACLCGSLRLENVLTLFAGALLEKQIVVVCSNLGILCASVLSIIPLIRPYQWQSLLMPVLPNDMLDFLDAPVPYVVGVKNKTSEVQSKLTSAILVDVNKNQVKAPSIPQLPQHKELIASLSPYHARLVGESYLGKKRPIYECTDVQVEAAKGFLAVLRSYLDSLCSNLRSHTITNVQSNNDKVSLLLKESFIDSYPSRERPFMKLFVDTQLFSVHTDLVLSFIQKQ, encoded by the exons ATGGGCAAGCTTTCAGTTGCAATACTTG TTTTGCAGGTTCATAGGTCCTTGAAAGAGCCATCAAGGCTTTTTGAGAGCATGGTAGTTGTTGGACTTCATCCTAATTGTGACATTCAGGCTCTTCATAGGCAATATATTGCTAGAAAGTCTGAAGGTTCTGGTAAACTGCGAAGCGCTCTCAATTACCAGAATTATTCTCGTGTGGAACCCAATCTTGAACCTCAG GTCTTATTTGCATACCCTCGAGAAAAGCAGCTGCCACTTAAATACAAGGATCTCCTTTCATTTTGCTTTCCTGGAGGTGTGGAG GTTCATGCTGTTGAGAGAACGCCCTCCATGAGTGAGTTAAATGAAATCCTTCTTGGGCAG GAACACTTAAAACAAAGTGATTTCTCATTTGTATTCCGGCTACAG GCTGATGGTTCAACCTTGTATGGGTGCTGTATGTTAGTTGAGGAAATAGTGCAAAAACCATCTGGATTGCTTTCCATAATTTCTGATAAGCAACCTTCTTGCCCAACTTTGAGCCGTCATTTGCTGACTACAAGAAGATGTTATTGCATTCTTTCAAGGCTTCCATTCTTCGAGCTACATTTTGGTGTTTTAAATAG CATCTTTGTAGAAGAAAGATTGGAACGGTTAATGAAAGGCATGGACAATTTAGATTTTGAATGCTTAAGCAAGGAACAAAATTTAGATGATATACCATTTGATCAAACATCTGTAGAAGACACGGTGAATGGAACAGCTGAGATATCTGAGTTAAATATGGGTGTTTCAACATCTGGAAGAGTTAATGGTGATTGCCACCTGGAGAATCAGATGCTTGAGGCTGATGTTGACTTGTTGGAAAAAGGTGTCAATGATGATACTGCTACTCCGATAGATCTTGAACCTAAGATGATTAGAACTGAAGGAGAATCATGTGGTGCAGACAGTTTCCCTATGAACAAGCAAGCAATAGAAAGACCTTTACCAAATGCTGTCCTGCCACTCCTGCGCTATTATCAGTATGAAAGCTCTGAATCTTCACCCAG TTTCCAAGGTTCTCCCTGTGAAGACAGGAACTTTAGGAGTGACGTTGATGATACAGAGACAGACGAAGCATCTTTCTCTGGGCAGGAAGATTCTGGTGATAATATTGATATTCTTGAATGGGCTAAG GCAAATAACTATGGATCATTGCAAATTCTGTGCGAGTATTACCACTTGCGTTGCCCTGCAAGGGGTACAAAACTTTGTTTTCATCCATTGGAACATCTTCATCCCTTGGAATATCATAGACCAGATGAAACAATTTTACACACTGCTGGGACCACTATTGATTTGAGATCATGCAGTTCCAGTCTGGAATTTGTGGAG GCACATACTGCACTCTGGGCAGAGGAGGAAGCTACTGCACTATCAACATGGACTGTTGCTTGTTTATGTGGTTCCTTGCGGCTTGAAAAT GTGTTAACATTGTTTGCTGGAGCTTTGCTGGAGAAACAAATCGTTGTTGTTTGTTCTAATTTG GGAATCTTATGTGCATCAGTTTTGTCTATTATTCCTCTAATACGTCCCTACCAATGGCAAAGCCTGCTAATGCCA GTTTTGCCAAATGACATGCTGGACTTCCTTGATGCACCCGTTCCATATGTT GTTGGTGTAAAGAACAAAACCAGTGAAGTGCAGTCAAAGTTGACAAGTGCCATTCTGGTTGATGTTAACAAGAACCAG GTAAAGGCACCATCAATACCTCAACTCCCACAACACAAGGAGTTAATTGCATCCTTAAGTCCTTATCATGCAAGGCTTGTGGGAGAAAGTTATTTGGGGAAGAAAAGACCAATTTACGAATGCACAGATGTGCAG GTTGAAGCTGCAAAGGGTTTTCTAGCTGTGTTAAGATCTTACTTGGATTCCCTTTGCTCTAATCTTCGCTCGCATACTATCACAAATGTACAATCAAATAATGATAAG GTATCATTGCTTTTAAAGGAGAGTTTTATTGACTCATACCCTAGTCGTGAAAGACCATTTATGAAG